A single Paenibacillus sp. FSL R5-0517 DNA region contains:
- the spoIIR gene encoding stage II sporulation protein R: MNRRIVKQIGLIIVCLMMMIMMWEGQKTDAAVAATAIPEQSIRLRILANSDAPGDQLVKREIRDAVVAQMGEWVAELENPQSLDEARHVIREHLSEIENRVGEELASRGLKYEYQVELGSVPFPTKLYGGTVYPAGDYEAVRITLGEGKGQNWWCVLFPPLCFIDAGTGDALAKPSNVSAAAAEPGDAEASVQGETPEARFFLWDMAVKLWSWVTGLFA, from the coding sequence ATGAACAGACGAATTGTTAAGCAAATTGGACTTATTATTGTATGTCTTATGATGATGATCATGATGTGGGAAGGTCAGAAAACGGATGCAGCTGTGGCGGCCACAGCGATTCCTGAACAATCGATTCGTTTGCGTATTCTAGCAAACTCGGATGCACCGGGAGATCAATTGGTAAAACGTGAGATTCGGGATGCTGTCGTTGCTCAGATGGGTGAGTGGGTAGCCGAACTGGAGAATCCGCAAAGTCTGGATGAAGCACGCCATGTCATTCGTGAGCATTTGTCCGAGATTGAAAATAGAGTAGGAGAAGAGTTGGCCAGCCGCGGTTTGAAGTATGAGTATCAGGTGGAATTGGGTTCGGTTCCGTTCCCAACCAAGCTATATGGAGGCACCGTGTATCCTGCTGGAGATTATGAAGCGGTTCGGATTACATTAGGCGAAGGCAAAGGTCAGAACTGGTGGTGTGTGTTGTTCCCGCCGCTGTGTTTCATTGATGCAGGGACCGGGGATGCACTGGCGAAACCTTCAAACGTATCGGCCGCAGCGGCTGAACCTGGAGATGCAGAGGCGTCTGTGCAGGGAGAGACACCGGAGGCGAGATTCTTTCTGTGGGATATGGCTGTGAAACTATGGAGTTGGGTAACTGGATTGTTCGCATAA
- a CDS encoding AtpZ/AtpI family protein, whose protein sequence is MADSNKPNSSRNHDDNVWKAMGLVTAFGIEIAILAVAGYYAGSWLDKTIGGNGIWIAVSVLFFLAAGGVSIYFIAKKFMGESDE, encoded by the coding sequence ATGGCCGATTCGAACAAACCAAATTCATCCCGTAACCATGACGATAATGTATGGAAAGCGATGGGGCTCGTGACAGCTTTTGGGATCGAGATTGCCATTCTCGCTGTTGCCGGATATTACGCTGGCTCCTGGTTGGACAAGACCATCGGAGGTAACGGAATATGGATCGCCGTAAGCGTTCTCTTTTTTCTTGCGGCTGGCGGTGTAAGCATCTACTTTATCGCGAAAAAATTCATGGGGGAAAGTGATGAGTGA
- a CDS encoding L-threonylcarbamoyladenylate synthase — protein MNRENEQVQSTSEMGNDMEVHDKGTPAEMVTVNWDVRVLLSNENDHGLGNIELADVKKGSAHQRALADLQAAAACLRQGQTVAFPTETVYGLGADARSTAAVEAVFVAKGRPSDNPLIVHIAHRDQLDTLVTEVNETAEALMAAFWPGPLTLVLPVRPGAVSPRVTAGLDTVAVRMPDHPVALQLIAAAACPVAAPSANRSGRPSPTLASHVREDLDGRIGGIVDGGPTGVGVESTVVQVGDDGTVTILRPGGITAEQLSAVAARVATDPALLAEGAVGVGSPAPRSPGMKYTHYAPAGALCVVEGPPAAVAAWTSAALAEAAQRGERTAVLAFAEHAEQYRADAVFSLGDASELEEAARRLYAALRSCDEQGATYIVAEACSREGLGAAVMNRLLKAAGNQLIQVGDPQPS, from the coding sequence ATGAATAGAGAGAATGAGCAAGTGCAATCCACCTCAGAAATGGGAAATGACATGGAGGTTCATGACAAGGGAACTCCAGCAGAGATGGTCACAGTCAATTGGGATGTGCGCGTTTTATTAAGCAATGAGAATGATCATGGATTGGGTAATATTGAATTAGCGGATGTGAAAAAGGGGAGCGCCCATCAAAGGGCGCTCGCCGACTTGCAGGCTGCCGCAGCCTGTCTTCGTCAAGGTCAGACGGTGGCCTTTCCGACCGAAACGGTCTACGGCCTGGGTGCGGATGCTCGTAGCACGGCAGCCGTGGAGGCTGTATTTGTCGCCAAAGGCCGACCTTCCGACAATCCACTGATTGTGCATATCGCGCACCGGGACCAGTTGGACACTCTGGTCACGGAAGTGAACGAGACAGCGGAAGCGCTGATGGCGGCCTTCTGGCCGGGACCGCTGACGCTGGTGCTGCCGGTTAGGCCGGGGGCGGTGTCCCCGCGTGTCACCGCCGGTCTGGATACGGTGGCCGTGCGCATGCCGGACCACCCGGTGGCCTTGCAGTTGATCGCGGCGGCGGCATGCCCTGTGGCTGCGCCAAGCGCCAACCGCTCCGGGCGGCCAAGCCCAACACTCGCGTCTCATGTGCGCGAGGATCTGGATGGCCGCATCGGCGGCATCGTGGACGGCGGCCCCACCGGGGTGGGCGTCGAGTCCACGGTGGTGCAGGTCGGTGACGACGGTACCGTCACCATCCTGCGCCCTGGCGGCATTACGGCGGAACAGTTGTCCGCCGTTGCCGCCCGTGTCGCCACGGACCCCGCGCTACTCGCGGAGGGGGCCGTTGGTGTGGGAAGCCCGGCGCCGCGCTCGCCGGGCATGAAGTACACGCACTACGCACCCGCAGGGGCGCTGTGCGTGGTGGAGGGGCCGCCCGCAGCGGTGGCGGCCTGGACCAGCGCCGCCCTCGCAGAGGCGGCGCAGCGCGGAGAGCGCACCGCCGTGCTGGCGTTCGCCGAGCACGCGGAGCAGTACCGCGCTGATGCCGTGTTCTCGCTGGGCGACGCCAGCGAGCTGGAGGAAGCAGCGCGCAGGCTATACGCCGCGCTGCGCAGCTGCGATGAGCAAGGCGCCACATATATTGTGGCTGAAGCCTGCTCACGCGAAGGGCTGGGAGCAGCCGTCATGAATCGGCTGCTCAAGGCGGCGGGTAACCAACTCATTCAAGTTGGCGACCCACAGCCCTCCTAA
- the upp gene encoding uracil phosphoribosyltransferase: MGKLVICDHPLIQHKLTFIRDMRTNTKDFRELVDEVATLMAYEITRDVELETIDVQTPVAATQGKVISGRMLGLVPILRAGLGMLDGVVKLLPAAKVGHVGLFRDPETLQPVEYYTKLPTDVTERQLIVIDPMLATGGSAIAAIDVLKKRGCTQIKMMNLVAAPEGVKAVQDAHPDVDIYVAALDDRLDDHGYIVPGLGDAGDRLYGTK, encoded by the coding sequence ATGGGAAAATTAGTAATATGTGATCACCCTTTGATTCAACACAAACTGACGTTTATACGCGACATGCGTACGAATACGAAAGATTTTCGTGAATTGGTGGATGAAGTGGCAACGTTGATGGCTTATGAGATTACAAGAGATGTTGAACTGGAAACGATTGATGTACAGACACCTGTAGCTGCAACACAAGGTAAAGTCATCTCTGGACGCATGCTCGGACTGGTGCCGATTCTGCGTGCAGGACTCGGAATGCTGGATGGCGTTGTAAAATTGTTGCCAGCCGCAAAAGTTGGACATGTTGGTCTGTTCCGTGATCCGGAAACACTGCAACCGGTAGAATACTACACCAAACTGCCTACAGACGTGACAGAGCGTCAATTGATCGTAATTGATCCGATGCTTGCAACTGGCGGTTCGGCGATTGCAGCTATTGACGTGCTCAAAAAACGTGGCTGTACCCAAATCAAGATGATGAACCTGGTAGCAGCACCGGAAGGCGTTAAAGCTGTACAGGATGCACATCCTGATGTGGATATCTATGTCGCAGCACTGGACGACCGTCTGGATGATCATGGTTATATCGTTCCAGGACTTGGCGATGCAGGAGACCGTCTATACGGCACTAAATAA
- a CDS encoding TIGR01440 family protein, with amino-acid sequence MTIELDSEQPGLQEQTASILHELALAGQLGPGQIVVIGTSTSEVAGARIGTSGAIEVAQQLLAGIREVQEEFGFDTVFQCCEHLNRALVMERSVLTRLGLTEVGAVPVPKAGGSMASAAYRSLTDPCLAEHVQAHAGLDIGETMIGMHLRHVAVPFRTALRYVGDARVTTALTRPKLIGGERAVYRMEEQPDSTFCD; translated from the coding sequence ATGACTATAGAGTTAGATTCAGAACAACCCGGATTGCAGGAACAGACCGCATCCATTCTGCATGAACTGGCGCTTGCCGGACAGCTTGGGCCTGGACAGATCGTTGTGATCGGTACAAGCACAAGTGAAGTTGCAGGGGCACGGATTGGTACGAGTGGTGCTATTGAAGTGGCGCAACAGCTTCTTGCGGGTATACGCGAAGTGCAGGAGGAATTCGGTTTTGATACCGTATTCCAGTGTTGTGAGCATCTGAACCGTGCGCTGGTCATGGAACGTTCTGTGCTTACTCGTCTTGGATTGACTGAGGTTGGTGCAGTACCCGTGCCCAAGGCCGGAGGTTCAATGGCATCCGCAGCATATCGTTCGCTGACCGATCCATGCCTGGCTGAACATGTGCAGGCCCATGCGGGACTGGACATTGGGGAGACGATGATTGGCATGCATCTCCGGCATGTAGCCGTACCTTTTCGTACAGCGCTCCGCTATGTTGGAGATGCGCGTGTGACCACAGCGTTGACTCGTCCGAAGTTAATTGGCGGCGAACGCGCGGTGTATCGTATGGAAGAACAACCAGATTCAACATTTTGTGACTGA
- a CDS encoding FtsW/RodA/SpoVE family cell cycle protein, with translation MLRMLKKMDGVILFIMLLLMIISVFAIYSGTQTDAHLASHHVKTIYFYVAGFIAVLVIGLVNYKIYVKYAFYLYGFGIILLILANVLGSSINNANGWLKLGEFSFQPAELFKMILILFLAHLIVKRQRGTLQFWRDIVPIGCWAFIPFALVMAQNDLGNALGYVVILAAVFWIGNMRLKHVLIVLTIVGVTFFGFVKAYTFYHDEVFTFLEKIKREHWAERIDPWLVPEKATSKASWHTKNAGLAIGSGGIIGKGYLQGTSVQSGRVPYTYSDSIFVVIAEEFGFVGASVLILLYFILIQRMVWIALSCRDRAGPVIIVGIIGMLLYQVFENVGAFLGLMPLTGITLPFISYGGTSLLINMACIGVVMSIKLYGQEEEDELLMGEQQPRLSERLWNMLKKEKSAV, from the coding sequence ATGTTGAGAATGTTGAAAAAGATGGATGGTGTGATTCTCTTCATCATGCTGTTGCTCATGATTATTAGTGTATTTGCAATTTACAGCGGAACGCAAACAGATGCTCACCTGGCGAGTCACCATGTCAAAACGATTTATTTCTATGTGGCTGGATTCATTGCGGTGCTTGTCATCGGGCTTGTGAATTACAAGATATACGTGAAATATGCGTTTTATTTGTATGGGTTTGGAATTATACTGCTGATCCTCGCTAATGTCCTGGGCAGTTCGATCAATAATGCCAACGGTTGGCTGAAGCTTGGGGAATTTTCTTTTCAACCGGCAGAGCTGTTCAAGATGATTCTGATTCTGTTCCTTGCTCATTTAATTGTGAAGAGACAACGAGGCACGCTGCAATTTTGGAGAGATATTGTGCCGATTGGCTGCTGGGCGTTTATTCCATTTGCTCTGGTTATGGCTCAGAATGATCTAGGCAATGCATTGGGGTATGTGGTGATTCTGGCTGCGGTATTCTGGATCGGAAATATGAGACTGAAGCACGTATTAATTGTACTGACGATTGTGGGAGTGACCTTCTTTGGTTTTGTTAAAGCCTATACGTTCTACCATGATGAAGTATTCACCTTTCTTGAAAAGATAAAAAGGGAGCATTGGGCGGAGCGAATTGATCCCTGGCTTGTGCCGGAAAAGGCTACCTCCAAAGCGTCCTGGCATACGAAAAATGCAGGATTAGCCATTGGTTCAGGGGGCATCATCGGCAAAGGTTATTTGCAAGGAACATCCGTTCAGAGCGGTCGAGTCCCTTACACGTATTCGGATTCCATTTTTGTCGTGATCGCAGAGGAGTTTGGCTTTGTCGGTGCATCCGTACTGATTCTGTTGTACTTTATTCTGATTCAACGTATGGTGTGGATTGCTCTGAGTTGCAGAGATCGCGCGGGACCCGTCATCATTGTAGGTATTATCGGAATGTTGTTGTATCAGGTGTTTGAGAATGTGGGGGCGTTCCTCGGCCTGATGCCGCTCACAGGGATTACGTTGCCATTCATCAGTTACGGGGGCACCTCCCTGCTCATTAACATGGCTTGTATTGGGGTGGTCATGAGCATTAAGTTATATGGACAGGAAGAGGAGGATGAACTTCTCATGGGGGAGCAGCAACCGCGGTTGTCGGAACGTTTATGGAATATGCTCAAGAAAGAGAAAAGTGCTGTGTAA
- the atpF gene encoding F0F1 ATP synthase subunit B produces MSFIWENTLLAIVAFAILYWLLSRYAFGPLFSIMEKRRELVMTQMNEAAQTREQAIAYVEEQKQALEQARKDAYDIIEQSKQTGGKQAESILADAKAEANRLKDDAVREIESEKNKAVAALRSELGTASVQIASKLIKKEVENGPAQEELVNQYLNEVGGRQ; encoded by the coding sequence TTGAGTTTCATATGGGAAAATACGCTTCTTGCGATTGTTGCATTTGCAATTTTATACTGGCTGCTTAGCCGTTATGCCTTCGGGCCTTTGTTCTCCATTATGGAAAAACGTCGTGAACTCGTGATGACGCAGATGAATGAGGCTGCACAGACTCGGGAACAGGCCATTGCCTATGTGGAGGAACAAAAACAAGCTCTTGAGCAAGCACGTAAAGATGCTTACGACATCATTGAACAGTCCAAACAAACGGGTGGCAAACAAGCTGAATCGATTTTGGCTGATGCGAAAGCTGAAGCTAATCGTCTGAAAGACGATGCAGTACGCGAAATCGAGAGCGAGAAGAACAAAGCAGTCGCAGCACTTCGCAGCGAACTGGGTACAGCTTCCGTTCAGATTGCATCCAAGTTGATCAAAAAAGAAGTTGAGAACGGTCCTGCACAAGAAGAGCTT
- the glyA gene encoding serine hydroxymethyltransferase, whose protein sequence is MEQLRKNDPAVLEAMNLELKRQQNNIELIASENIVSEAVIEALGSVLTNKYAEGYPGKRYYGGCEHVDVVEDIARDRAKELFGAEHVNVQPHSGAQANMAVYLAALKPGDTVLGMNLAHGGHLTHGSPVNASGLLYNFVAYGVQEDTFLIDYDEVRKAAFKHRPRLIVAGASAYPRTIDFEKLASIANDVGALFMVDMAHIAGLVAAGLHPNPVPHAHFVTTTTHKTLRGPRGGMILCRKAWAAAIDKAVFPGSQGGPLMHVIASKAVAFGEALQPEFKTYAQNVVKNAQVLAETLIAEGLNIVSGGTDNHLMLIDTRSVNITGKEAEHVLDSIGITVNKNAIPFDPTSPFVTSGIRIGTPAATSRGMNEEAMVAIGKIIAKTLKNPKDTAKLDEARAEVTALTDQFPLYTDLKY, encoded by the coding sequence ATGGAACAATTGCGCAAGAATGACCCGGCAGTACTGGAAGCGATGAATCTTGAACTGAAACGTCAACAGAACAACATCGAACTGATTGCATCCGAGAACATCGTGAGTGAAGCAGTAATCGAAGCATTGGGATCTGTACTGACCAACAAGTACGCTGAAGGCTATCCAGGTAAACGTTACTATGGCGGTTGTGAGCATGTGGACGTTGTTGAAGACATTGCGCGTGATCGTGCCAAAGAATTGTTCGGAGCAGAACACGTGAATGTTCAACCTCACTCCGGCGCACAAGCGAACATGGCAGTATATCTTGCAGCGTTGAAACCTGGTGATACTGTACTTGGTATGAACCTTGCCCATGGTGGACACCTCACGCACGGTAGCCCGGTTAACGCTTCCGGTTTGCTGTACAACTTTGTGGCATACGGCGTGCAGGAAGATACATTCCTGATTGATTATGATGAAGTGCGCAAAGCGGCTTTCAAACACCGCCCTCGTCTGATCGTTGCAGGTGCAAGTGCATATCCGCGTACCATTGATTTTGAAAAGCTGGCTTCCATCGCCAATGATGTAGGTGCTTTGTTCATGGTGGATATGGCTCATATTGCAGGATTGGTTGCTGCTGGTTTGCATCCAAACCCGGTTCCACATGCGCATTTCGTAACAACAACAACACACAAAACGTTGCGTGGACCTCGTGGTGGTATGATTCTGTGCCGTAAAGCATGGGCAGCAGCGATTGATAAAGCGGTATTCCCGGGTTCCCAAGGTGGTCCTTTGATGCACGTAATTGCTTCCAAAGCGGTAGCATTCGGAGAAGCTTTGCAACCAGAGTTCAAAACATATGCACAGAACGTTGTGAAAAACGCACAGGTTCTGGCTGAAACACTGATCGCTGAAGGCTTGAACATCGTATCCGGTGGTACAGATAACCACTTGATGCTGATCGACACACGCAGTGTGAACATCACAGGTAAAGAAGCTGAGCATGTACTTGATTCCATCGGTATTACCGTGAACAAAAATGCAATTCCATTCGACCCTACAAGCCCGTTTGTAACGAGTGGTATTCGAATTGGTACACCTGCTGCAACTTCCCGTGGTATGAACGAAGAAGCGATGGTTGCCATTGGTAAGATCATTGCCAAAACGTTGAAAAATCCAAAAGATACGGCGAAGCTGGATGAAGCGCGTGCAGAAGTGACTGCACTGACAGATCAATTCCCGCTCTATACCGACCTTAAATACTAA
- the atpB gene encoding F0F1 ATP synthase subunit A, whose translation MHEAPIIMLGGFRLDLSVVLMLVVTGALVFIFAVLATRRLSVENPGKLQNFMEWAVEFVRNLISSTMDMKKGKHFISLALSMIMFIFVGNMLGLPFQAVTAVDSAEHAQVFGKPIVTAVEAFEEAHAKDPEAHPHVELAWWKSPTADLSVTMGLALVAFLVSHGLGLFRNTKGYLQHYLKPFALFLPINLIETASKLLTHGMRLFANIFAGEVLIATILKLTTFKVFGAIAAIPLLMVWQGFSIFIGAIQAFVFVILMMVYISQSIETHDEH comes from the coding sequence ATGCATGAAGCTCCAATTATTATGCTTGGCGGATTTCGACTGGATCTATCGGTTGTGTTGATGCTGGTAGTTACAGGTGCCCTTGTTTTTATTTTTGCTGTACTGGCGACACGAAGACTATCCGTTGAAAACCCCGGCAAGCTGCAAAATTTTATGGAGTGGGCAGTAGAATTCGTCCGCAATCTGATTTCCAGTACAATGGATATGAAGAAAGGTAAACATTTTATCTCTCTCGCTCTTTCCATGATTATGTTCATTTTTGTAGGAAACATGCTCGGACTTCCGTTCCAAGCGGTAACTGCAGTGGACAGCGCAGAACATGCGCAAGTGTTCGGTAAACCGATTGTTACAGCGGTGGAAGCGTTTGAAGAAGCGCATGCCAAGGACCCTGAAGCACACCCACACGTTGAACTGGCTTGGTGGAAATCACCGACAGCCGACTTGTCTGTAACGATGGGACTCGCTCTCGTAGCGTTCCTTGTATCTCATGGACTGGGATTGTTCCGCAACACCAAAGGATATCTCCAGCATTACCTTAAGCCATTCGCCTTGTTCTTGCCAATCAACTTGATTGAGACGGCATCCAAGCTGTTGACACACGGTATGCGTCTATTCGCGAATATCTTCGCGGGTGAGGTACTGATCGCAACGATCCTGAAACTGACCACATTCAAAGTGTTTGGTGCTATCGCAGCAATTCCGCTATTAATGGTGTGGCAAGGCTTCAGTATCTTTATCGGCGCGATCCAGGCATTTGTGTTTGTTATCTTGATGATGGTGTACATTTCACAGAGCATCGAGACGCACGACGAGCATTAA
- a CDS encoding ATP synthase subunit I: MSELTRYRRSMTVFIMYFLMICFLAAAFMPRVETIALGLALGTGISWINAFYLGYKVRKMSDDAAEGNLKRVNLGFLTRAALAVLGIFISMRFPQYFNTYAVAGGLVIAQFSLLIIGIVHSRRAE; encoded by the coding sequence ATGAGTGAACTAACCAGATACCGCAGATCGATGACTGTTTTCATCATGTACTTTCTTATGATTTGTTTTCTCGCAGCGGCCTTTATGCCACGTGTGGAGACAATTGCTTTGGGACTAGCCCTGGGTACAGGAATTAGCTGGATCAATGCATTTTACTTGGGCTACAAAGTAAGGAAAATGTCTGATGATGCGGCAGAAGGTAACTTGAAGCGTGTGAACCTGGGATTTTTGACAAGAGCGGCACTCGCTGTGCTCGGTATATTCATATCGATGCGCTTTCCGCAGTACTTCAATACATATGCGGTTGCAGGCGGTCTCGTCATTGCACAATTTTCCTTACTGATTATAGGGATTGTCCATTCCCGCAGAGCAGAATGA
- the wecB gene encoding UDP-N-acetylglucosamine 2-epimerase (non-hydrolyzing) — MSKKIKVMTIFGVRPEAIKMAPLILELQKHPESIESIVCVTAQHRQMLDQVLEVFDIHPDYDLDVMKDRQTLNEITIRVLGGLEPVLAEAKPDIVLVHGDTLTTFVASYAAFLQQIQVGHVEAGLRTWNKLSPYPEEMNRQLTGVLADLHFAPTDWSSSNLAKENKSESSTYVTGNTVTDVFQYTVREDYTHPVLDWAQGKRLVLMTAHRRESQGEPHRNIFQAVKRIADEFEDIAIVYPVHPSPAVKEPAHAILGNHPRIQLIDPLDVVDLHNFYPHTHLILTDSGGLQEEAPSFGVPVLVLRDTTERPEGIEAGTLELVGTEEERVYERTKALLTDKTLYESMSQAANPYGDGHASERIVNAILHHFGVNSERPESFHRKFKK; from the coding sequence ATGTCCAAGAAAATTAAAGTCATGACGATCTTCGGGGTGCGTCCGGAAGCCATCAAGATGGCTCCGCTTATTTTGGAATTGCAAAAACACCCCGAGTCTATTGAATCTATTGTTTGCGTAACTGCGCAGCATCGTCAGATGTTGGATCAGGTTCTTGAAGTTTTCGACATTCATCCCGATTATGATCTGGATGTGATGAAAGACCGTCAGACATTGAATGAAATTACGATTCGTGTATTAGGCGGTCTGGAGCCGGTATTGGCTGAAGCGAAGCCGGATATTGTGCTGGTTCACGGGGATACATTAACTACCTTTGTAGCAAGCTATGCAGCATTCTTGCAGCAGATCCAGGTAGGACATGTGGAAGCAGGACTTCGGACGTGGAACAAGCTTTCTCCATATCCGGAAGAGATGAACCGTCAGCTGACGGGCGTACTGGCAGATCTGCACTTTGCGCCTACGGATTGGTCTTCTTCCAATCTTGCCAAAGAAAATAAATCAGAGTCTAGTACGTACGTCACAGGCAACACGGTAACAGATGTGTTTCAATATACAGTACGGGAGGACTACACACACCCGGTACTTGATTGGGCCCAAGGCAAACGCCTTGTGCTGATGACAGCTCATCGCCGTGAATCTCAAGGCGAGCCTCACCGCAACATTTTCCAGGCCGTCAAACGGATTGCCGACGAATTTGAAGATATTGCCATCGTGTACCCGGTGCATCCAAGTCCTGCTGTGAAGGAGCCGGCTCACGCGATTTTGGGGAATCATCCCCGTATTCAATTAATTGATCCACTAGACGTGGTGGATTTGCATAACTTTTACCCGCATACTCACTTGATTTTGACCGATTCAGGCGGTTTGCAGGAAGAAGCACCTTCGTTTGGTGTGCCTGTGCTCGTATTGCGCGATACGACAGAGCGCCCGGAAGGTATTGAAGCTGGAACGCTGGAACTGGTAGGTACCGAAGAGGAACGTGTGTATGAACGGACCAAAGCTCTGCTTACAGACAAAACCCTGTATGAAAGCATGAGCCAGGCTGCCAATCCATACGGTGATGGACATGCTTCGGAAAGAATTGTCAATGCGATTCTGCACCATTTTGGTGTAAATAGTGAGCGTCCGGAATCATTTCACAGAAAATTCAAAAAATAA
- a CDS encoding low molecular weight protein arginine phosphatase, whose translation MKHILFVCTGNTCRSPMAEGLLRKLASERGIQVEVRSAGVAATSGMPISRHAEAVLRDHNVEGPPHSTQLSANLVGWADLVLTLTRSHKQHVMQVFPDSVHKTYTLKEYVEDDEQVLRDVQELDSLFATLEMKRALGQEILASERERAIEIRQRIPSFDISDPFGGSRDDYNIAAAEIRTALDRLLDKLG comes from the coding sequence ATGAAACATATTTTATTCGTATGTACAGGCAATACGTGCCGCAGCCCCATGGCAGAGGGGCTTTTGCGAAAGTTGGCATCGGAGCGCGGCATTCAGGTAGAGGTTCGTTCCGCAGGTGTGGCAGCTACGTCGGGTATGCCGATTTCCCGTCATGCGGAAGCGGTTCTGAGAGATCATAACGTTGAAGGTCCACCTCATTCCACACAACTTAGCGCCAACCTGGTAGGTTGGGCGGATCTGGTTCTTACATTAACACGGAGTCATAAGCAGCATGTCATGCAGGTATTTCCCGACTCTGTCCACAAAACCTATACATTGAAAGAGTATGTGGAGGACGACGAGCAGGTATTAAGAGATGTTCAGGAATTGGACAGCCTGTTTGCAACGCTGGAGATGAAACGTGCCCTTGGGCAAGAGATCCTGGCATCGGAACGTGAGCGAGCCATTGAGATCAGACAACGCATTCCTAGTTTCGACATCTCCGATCCATTTGGTGGGAGTCGTGATGATTATAATATCGCTGCGGCCGAGATTCGGACGGCATTGGACCGGCTTTTGGATAAGTTGGGATAA
- the atpE gene encoding F0F1 ATP synthase subunit C, whose amino-acid sequence MGAMALIAAAIVAGLGAFGAGIGNGMVISKTVEGIARQPEAKSTLQTTMFIGVGLIEVLPIIGVVLAFMFYGMA is encoded by the coding sequence ATGGGAGCAATGGCATTAATCGCAGCAGCAATTGTTGCAGGACTGGGCGCGTTTGGCGCAGGTATTGGTAACGGTATGGTAATCAGCAAAACGGTGGAAGGTATTGCCCGTCAACCGGAAGCAAAATCCACTCTTCAAACAACAATGTTTATCGGTGTAGGTTTGATCGAGGTATTGCCGATCATCGGTGTGGTACTCGCGTTCATGTTCTACGGTATGGCTTAA
- a CDS encoding manganese efflux pump MntP family protein: MWDVSAHVGQLVTILIMAVALGLDAFSLGIGIGMKGIRLRDVLRISTVTALFHIIMPLIGMYMGKYVSSLLGDITTYAAGGLLVLLGGHMILNAFREGDTKLVDHRSLLGVILFSLSVSVDSFSVGVSLGMFSSDLILTVLAFGFCGGVMSVMGLLLGRRVSQNLGDYGEAIGGAILLAFGLLFIF; this comes from the coding sequence ATGTGGGATGTGTCTGCCCATGTAGGGCAGTTGGTAACCATTTTGATCATGGCAGTTGCGCTTGGCCTCGATGCGTTTTCACTCGGGATCGGAATTGGCATGAAGGGCATTCGGCTGAGGGATGTATTGCGAATCAGTACAGTTACGGCGCTATTTCATATCATCATGCCGCTCATCGGTATGTATATGGGCAAATACGTCAGCTCGCTGCTCGGTGACATTACGACGTATGCAGCAGGTGGATTACTTGTTCTGCTGGGTGGTCATATGATTCTGAATGCATTCCGTGAAGGCGATACCAAGCTGGTGGACCACCGTTCCCTGCTCGGCGTTATACTGTTCTCCCTCAGCGTAAGTGTGGATTCGTTCTCCGTTGGCGTTTCCTTAGGGATGTTTAGCAGTGATCTGATCTTAACCGTACTGGCTTTTGGCTTTTGTGGCGGGGTGATGTCGGTGATGGGGCTGCTATTAGGCCGTCGGGTGAGTCAGAATCTTGGGGATTATGGTGAGGCCATTGGTGGCGCAATCTTGCTTGCGTTTGGACTTTTGTTTATATTTTAG